From the Argonema galeatum A003/A1 genome, one window contains:
- a CDS encoding type II toxin-antitoxin system VapC family toxin: MTKCIDTSVWIPYLIPETLQLQARNLIVPLLTSNVRLVAPAFAWAEVGSVLRKKARLGGITAAQAQGFYDDFCQMPVDYLDSDAIRARTWAIAEQFSLATLYDAAFLAVAELESAEFWTADQSLLNTLTPCPAYVQKLEA, from the coding sequence GTGACTAAGTGTATCGACACCAGCGTTTGGATTCCTTATCTTATTCCTGAGACACTGCAACTCCAAGCCAGAAACTTGATCGTTCCGTTACTGACATCAAATGTGCGTTTGGTTGCTCCAGCATTTGCATGGGCGGAAGTTGGCTCAGTGTTGCGAAAAAAAGCTAGGTTGGGGGGAATTACCGCAGCACAGGCACAGGGATTTTATGATGACTTCTGCCAAATGCCTGTTGACTATCTTGATAGCGATGCTATCCGCGCCAGAACATGGGCTATAGCCGAACAGTTCTCGCTGGCAACTCTCTATGATGCTGCTTTTCTGGCAGTCGCCGAGCTAGAATCTGCCGAATTCTGGACAGCAGACCAATCTTTGCTCAATACGCTTACACCATGTCCAGCTTATGTCCAAAAACTGGAAGCATAA
- a CDS encoding FtsW/RodA/SpoVE family cell cycle protein: protein MNLRHLIPFVDGDLQEWAIEARLLRWLTFLWLFMGLVVLFSASYPVGDAYYGDGLYYFKRQLVSVMVGMVGFNLMVHFPLRYVLGMAHWFVVLLLALILVTLIPGLGTTTNGATRWLSLGPMPIQPSELIKPFLVLQSARIFGQWARLSWKVRLTWLFIFALVLLGILLQPNLSTTAFCGITIWLIALAAGLPYIYLMGTALGGLLLATISISVKEYQRRRIMSFLNPWADPMQDGYQLVQSLLAVGSGGTWGTGFGLSQQKLFYLPIQYTDFIFAVFAEEFGFAGSLVLLLLLLVYGTLALIVSMKAQNAIHRLVAIGVMILMVGQSLMNIGVATGALPTTGLPLPLFSYGGNSMIASLLGAGILIRVARESREAEVVSLEERRSRSRRRR from the coding sequence GTGAACTTACGTCACCTAATTCCCTTTGTTGATGGCGACCTCCAGGAATGGGCAATAGAAGCCCGATTGTTGCGGTGGTTAACTTTCCTGTGGCTGTTTATGGGATTGGTGGTGTTGTTCTCGGCGTCTTATCCTGTCGGGGACGCCTATTACGGAGATGGGCTGTACTATTTCAAGCGCCAACTCGTCTCAGTTATGGTTGGCATGGTGGGATTTAACCTGATGGTGCATTTCCCGCTGCGCTATGTCTTGGGTATGGCTCATTGGTTTGTGGTGCTGCTGTTAGCGTTGATTTTAGTCACTTTGATTCCCGGATTGGGAACGACTACTAATGGAGCGACCCGCTGGCTGTCTTTAGGCCCGATGCCAATTCAACCCTCGGAGCTGATCAAGCCTTTCCTAGTGCTACAGAGTGCTAGGATATTTGGTCAATGGGCTCGGTTGAGCTGGAAAGTTCGTTTGACTTGGCTGTTTATTTTCGCTCTGGTGCTTTTGGGTATTTTGCTGCAACCTAATCTTAGTACGACTGCATTCTGCGGGATTACTATTTGGCTGATCGCTTTAGCAGCTGGGTTACCTTATATTTACCTGATGGGAACGGCTTTGGGTGGATTGCTGCTAGCGACTATCAGTATCAGCGTTAAGGAATATCAGCGACGGCGGATCATGTCTTTTCTGAATCCTTGGGCCGATCCAATGCAGGATGGTTACCAGTTGGTTCAAAGTCTGCTGGCGGTTGGTTCTGGTGGGACTTGGGGAACTGGATTTGGGCTGTCTCAGCAAAAGTTATTTTATCTGCCGATTCAGTACACGGATTTTATCTTTGCTGTGTTTGCTGAGGAGTTTGGCTTTGCAGGCTCTTTGGTGCTGTTGCTGCTGCTTTTAGTGTACGGGACGCTGGCATTGATTGTGTCGATGAAGGCTCAAAATGCGATTCATCGACTTGTAGCGATCGGTGTGATGATTTTGATGGTGGGACAGTCGCTGATGAATATTGGTGTGGCGACGGGTGCCCTACCGACGACGGGTTTGCCTTTACCGTTGTTTAGCTATGGGGGCAATTCGATGATTGCGAGTTTGCTGGGGGCTGGAATTTTGATTCGGGTGGCAAGGGAGAGTAGAGAAGCTGAGGTGGTTTCTCTGGAAGAGAGGCGATCGAGAAGTAGGCGGCGGCGCTGA
- a CDS encoding phycobilisome linker polypeptide translates to MRMFKITACVPSQTRIRTQRELQNTYFTKLVPYDNWFREQQRIMKMGGKIVKVELATGKQGANTGLL, encoded by the coding sequence ATGCGGATGTTCAAGATAACTGCTTGCGTTCCCAGTCAGACACGCATTCGGACTCAGCGGGAACTCCAAAACACCTATTTTACGAAGCTAGTCCCCTATGACAACTGGTTTCGCGAACAGCAACGGATTATGAAAATGGGTGGCAAAATCGTCAAAGTTGAGCTGGCGACTGGTAAACAGGGTGCTAATACAGGACTCCTTTAA
- a CDS encoding N-6 DNA methylase, translated as MPNLSLKPTNKPVKAYYEALEQYAKLGVVHEGAVQTAFQQLLESCGRQFKWTLVPQYAIKRPQKQPIRMDGALVDDYNLARAYWEAKDIKDDLKKEIPKKFAAGYPKDNIIFQRPDRAILYQDGKLVMDEDITKPQGLVDVVRQFFEYRPPAIEQWERAVEEFGSRVKEHATALLELIRDQEKKNKKFIDAFADFLLLCRQSINPNLSEAAVEEMLIQHLLTERIFRSVFNNPDFAQRNIIAVEIEKVINALTSKSFSRSHFLNKLDRFYGAIEETAATIDDYAQKQDFLNRIYERFFQGFSVKVADTHGIVYTPQPIVSFMVKSVEEILQREFGKSLIDKGVHILDPFVGTGNFIIRVMREIAGIQKSALPYKYEHELHCNEVMLLPYYIAAMNIEHEYFEQAGEYKTFEGICLVDTFEDQAVQQLNLFSPANMKRVERQRQSNIFVIMGNPPYNVGQLNENDNNKNRRYTTKDKTGIDDVVSATYAKASKATNKNALSDPYVKAIRWASDRISEEGIIAFVTNNSFIEQIAFDGMRQQLEKDFDKIYVFDLGGNVRKNPKLSGTTHNVFGIQVGVSVNIFVKHRKESD; from the coding sequence ATGCCGAATCTCAGTCTCAAGCCCACCAACAAACCTGTTAAAGCCTACTACGAAGCTTTAGAACAGTATGCCAAACTGGGGGTTGTACATGAAGGGGCTGTGCAAACGGCATTTCAGCAGTTGTTAGAGTCCTGTGGTCGGCAGTTCAAATGGACATTAGTGCCACAATATGCCATCAAGCGACCCCAGAAACAGCCCATTCGGATGGATGGGGCATTGGTTGATGATTATAACTTGGCGCGTGCTTATTGGGAAGCGAAGGATATTAAGGATGATTTAAAGAAGGAAATTCCGAAAAAGTTTGCTGCTGGCTATCCCAAAGATAATATCATTTTTCAACGGCCCGATCGGGCTATTCTCTACCAAGATGGCAAACTGGTGATGGATGAAGATATCACCAAACCGCAGGGGTTGGTAGATGTCGTTCGCCAGTTTTTTGAATATCGACCGCCAGCTATTGAACAATGGGAAAGGGCGGTTGAAGAGTTTGGTAGTCGCGTTAAAGAACACGCTACTGCGTTATTAGAATTAATCAGAGATCAAGAGAAGAAAAACAAAAAGTTTATTGATGCTTTTGCTGATTTTCTGCTACTTTGTCGTCAGTCAATTAACCCCAATCTTTCGGAAGCAGCGGTTGAGGAAATGTTGATTCAGCATTTATTGACTGAACGCATTTTTCGCAGCGTGTTCAATAATCCTGATTTTGCTCAACGTAATATTATTGCGGTAGAAATTGAGAAAGTAATTAATGCTTTAACTTCTAAATCTTTTAGTCGCAGTCATTTTTTGAATAAGCTCGATCGGTTTTATGGTGCAATTGAGGAAACCGCAGCCACTATTGATGATTATGCCCAAAAACAAGATTTTCTCAATCGGATTTATGAGCGATTCTTCCAAGGTTTTTCGGTAAAGGTTGCCGATACTCACGGGATTGTTTATACTCCTCAACCGATTGTAAGTTTTATGGTGAAAAGTGTTGAGGAAATTTTGCAGAGGGAGTTTGGGAAGTCGTTAATTGATAAAGGCGTTCATATCCTCGATCCGTTTGTGGGAACGGGGAATTTTATTATTCGGGTAATGCGAGAAATCGCCGGAATTCAAAAATCGGCTTTACCTTATAAGTATGAACATGAATTGCACTGTAATGAGGTGATGCTGTTGCCTTATTATATTGCGGCGATGAATATTGAGCATGAATATTTTGAGCAAGCGGGGGAATATAAAACTTTTGAAGGTATTTGTTTAGTTGATACGTTTGAAGATCAAGCTGTTCAACAGTTAAATTTATTTAGTCCTGCCAACATGAAGCGCGTGGAAAGGCAGAGACAGTCAAATATTTTTGTAATTATGGGTAATCCTCCTTATAATGTAGGGCAGTTGAATGAAAATGATAATAATAAAAACCGGAGATATACGACTAAAGATAAAACGGGAATAGATGATGTTGTTTCGGCAACTTATGCCAAAGCATCAAAAGCAACTAATAAAAATGCTCTTTCCGATCCTTATGTGAAGGCGATTCGCTGGGCGAGTGATAGAATATCAGAAGAAGGAATTATTGCCTTTGTCACCAATAACAGCTTTATCGAACAAATAGCTTTTGATGGCATGAGACAGCAGCTAGAGAAAGATTTTGATAAAATATATGTGTTTGACTTGGGGGGGAATGTGAGAAAAAATCCTAAGCTGTCAGGGACAACTCATAATGTGTTTGGTATTCAGGTGGGTGTGAGTGTTAATATTTTTGTCAAGCATCGTAAGGAGAGCGATTAA
- a CDS encoding YlcI/YnfO family protein, which produces MEREAVTIRIPADLLQQARQFREGSESFNEMVVEAIAREVRRRRSLAAHQRIVARSAEVEAATGIKSSSVDLIRQLRADEGRRD; this is translated from the coding sequence ATGGAACGAGAAGCTGTAACTATCCGCATTCCTGCCGACCTGCTTCAGCAAGCGAGGCAGTTTCGAGAAGGCAGCGAGTCTTTTAACGAGATGGTTGTTGAAGCGATCGCCCGTGAGGTGCGACGACGGCGATCGCTGGCAGCCCATCAGCGCATAGTAGCTCGTAGCGCCGAAGTAGAAGCTGCAACAGGTATTAAATCAAGCTCTGTGGACTTGATTCGTCAGTTGCGAGCAGATGAGGGACGGCGTGACTAA